From one Macaca nemestrina isolate mMacNem1 chromosome 5, mMacNem.hap1, whole genome shotgun sequence genomic stretch:
- the LOC105497635 gene encoding allograft inflammatory factor 1 isoform X2 → MEFDLNGNGDIDIMSLKRMLEKLGVPKTHLELKKLIGEVSSGSGETFSYPDFLRMMLGKRSAILKMILMYEEKAREKEKPTGPPAKKAISELP, encoded by the exons ATGGAGTTTGACCTTAATGGAAACGGCGATATTG ATATCATGTCCCTGAAGCGAATGCTGGAGAAACTTGGGGTCCCCAAGACTCACCTAGAGCTAAAGAAATTAATTGGAGAGGTGTCCAGTGGCTCCGGGGAGACGTTCAGCTACCCTGACTTTCTCAGGATGATGCTGGGCAAGAGATCTGCCATTCTAAAAAT GATCCTGATGTATGAGGAAAAAGcgagagaaaaggaaaagccaACAGGCCCCCCAGCCAAGAAAGCTATTTCTGAGTTGCCCTGA
- the LOC105497635 gene encoding allograft inflammatory factor 1 isoform X1, translated as MSQTRDLQGGKAFGLLKAQQEERLDEINKQFLDDPKYSSDEDLPSKLEGFKEKYMEFDLNGNGDIDIMSLKRMLEKLGVPKTHLELKKLIGEVSSGSGETFSYPDFLRMMLGKRSAILKMILMYEEKAREKEKPTGPPAKKAISELP; from the exons ATGAGCCAAACCAGGGATTTACAGG GAGGAAAAGCTTTCGGACTGCTGAAGGCCCAGCAGGAAGAGAGGCTGGATGAGATCAACAAG CAATTTCTAGATGATCCCAAATACAGCAGTGATGAGGATCTGCCCTCCAAACTGGAAGGCTtcaaag AGAAATACATGGAGTTTGACCTTAATGGAAACGGCGATATTG ATATCATGTCCCTGAAGCGAATGCTGGAGAAACTTGGGGTCCCCAAGACTCACCTAGAGCTAAAGAAATTAATTGGAGAGGTGTCCAGTGGCTCCGGGGAGACGTTCAGCTACCCTGACTTTCTCAGGATGATGCTGGGCAAGAGATCTGCCATTCTAAAAAT GATCCTGATGTATGAGGAAAAAGcgagagaaaaggaaaagccaACAGGCCCCCCAGCCAAGAAAGCTATTTCTGAGTTGCCCTGA